A genomic region of Candidatus Lokiarchaeota archaeon contains the following coding sequences:
- a CDS encoding DUF664 domain-containing protein, with translation MEGIIKEILTNGLKADLSHVDPVEALSGLSHKEAAQELNPDQYSSWELLYHAVYWQERILDAIKGKPVNWDEAAESDWPSYEEQEEHSWDELVEKFEHGLEEAERLIDSVDADAPLHRWRDMPAARAFMILELHNSYHLGQIVANRKMQGSWPPVPG, from the coding sequence ATGGAAGGAATCATCAAAGAGATATTAACTAATGGACTGAAAGCGGATTTGTCACATGTAGATCCTGTTGAAGCATTGAGTGGTCTCAGTCATAAAGAAGCCGCTCAGGAACTTAATCCAGATCAGTATTCGTCGTGGGAGCTGCTTTATCATGCTGTATACTGGCAAGAACGGATACTTGACGCCATCAAAGGAAAACCTGTCAATTGGGACGAAGCTGCAGAATCTGATTGGCCTTCGTATGAAGAGCAGGAAGAACATTCTTGGGATGAGCTTGTGGAAAAATTTGAACACGGACTAGAAGAAGCTGAGCGCCTAATCGACAGTGTTGATGCTGATGCTCCTCTTCATAGATGGCGAGATATGCCTGCTGCTCGAGCTTTCATGATTCTTGAACTGCACAACTCATATCACCTTGGCCAAATTGTTGCTAATCGCAAAATGCAGGGAAGTTGGCCTCCGGTTCCAGGTTAA
- a CDS encoding geranylgeranyl reductase family protein, translated as MDLSSWRYETLTRDLIVVGGGPAGASCARRAAQEGLDVLLLEKETHPRRKACGGGFRAGLPDLLDFDISSAIDRESSGSHLFSPSRTKVVCTKDEVTGYTVKRETFDKLLLDKAIEAGAEVQQNMEVVDVIESSNQVEAYTRDGERFAGKFMVGADGVNSKVARTSGIMKRWDQEAIGLCMEAAVPMDDSEIERITLAPYESGRICIQIYFGGLEHGYAWCFPKKGEMSLGMGCLMPFAKDLKDAWGKFIHEFEETYSVDLDMSQETAWRVPLAGPIDNTISERIMLVGDAAGFVSPATGEGIYYAIDTGHIAADAVARTLKGNADGTHEYQRRWREGIGKEMDAANFLANLLFNSEENMEHVIQMASRDDVMRSHMTDLIGGLRSYTDLRKSLMWRVLSRHALTGLKMIL; from the coding sequence ATTGACCTATCAAGTTGGAGATATGAGACGTTGACCCGTGACTTGATAGTTGTTGGCGGCGGCCCCGCTGGTGCATCTTGTGCACGAAGAGCAGCCCAAGAAGGATTGGATGTTCTTCTTCTTGAGAAGGAGACTCATCCGCGAAGGAAAGCTTGTGGAGGCGGATTCAGAGCAGGGTTGCCCGACCTACTTGATTTCGATATATCCTCTGCCATCGACCGCGAGAGCAGTGGTTCGCATTTATTCTCTCCTTCGAGAACGAAAGTTGTGTGCACCAAGGATGAAGTAACTGGGTACACTGTGAAACGAGAAACTTTCGATAAGCTCCTTCTGGATAAGGCAATAGAAGCCGGGGCTGAGGTTCAACAAAACATGGAGGTTGTTGATGTTATCGAGTCCAGCAATCAGGTTGAGGCGTATACGCGTGATGGTGAGCGTTTTGCTGGCAAGTTCATGGTTGGGGCGGATGGTGTTAACAGCAAGGTGGCTCGGACCTCGGGTATCATGAAACGCTGGGACCAAGAAGCAATTGGCCTTTGTATGGAGGCTGCAGTCCCCATGGATGATAGCGAGATTGAACGCATAACGCTCGCTCCCTATGAATCAGGGAGAATCTGCATCCAGATTTACTTTGGCGGCCTTGAGCATGGTTATGCTTGGTGCTTTCCTAAAAAGGGAGAAATGTCGCTTGGTATGGGTTGTCTGATGCCTTTTGCTAAGGACCTCAAAGATGCTTGGGGGAAATTCATTCATGAATTCGAAGAGACATATTCAGTGGACTTGGACATGAGTCAAGAAACAGCTTGGCGAGTTCCTCTTGCTGGTCCAATTGATAATACGATTTCAGAGAGAATCATGCTGGTAGGTGATGCTGCTGGGTTCGTCTCGCCTGCTACTGGAGAGGGTATCTATTACGCGATAGACACTGGTCATATTGCTGCTGACGCCGTGGCTCGAACTCTGAAAGGTAATGCCGATGGTACCCATGAGTATCAGCGGCGATGGAGAGAAGGAATCGGGAAGGAGATGGATGCTGCGAACTTCTTGGCGAATTTGCTGTTCAATTCAGAAGAGAATATGGAGCACGTTATCCAGATGGCCTCAAGAGACGATGTCATGCGGAGTCACATGACCGACTTGATAGGGGGCTTGAGGTCGTATACTGATTTACGAAAGTCTCTGATGTGGCGAGTTCTCAGTCGCCATGCGCTTACCGGTCTCAAGATGATCCTCTGA
- a CDS encoding winged helix-turn-helix transcriptional regulator produces the protein MAEYELDEKDILILNALEKHGAKKSTGELEDLLNIPARTIRYRLSKMKENDILLSPYAMTYERKLGLGEHILILNQTTPSTLKLDRLIKKMPPFYWFSPTYGKYNGYVVHSVYALSQPGANEEIAAQMKNHGLVSDYHLFDLTDFHVKPVDFTHYCHEEKWTWEWSRWPEIIDDFLQDEEFKPPITESPRRVDFDAKDLKLLRSLRRNADMTLKELGQNLSLSETQVNRRIDRLENEGVIKGYKCVIGEFGNDLLVSCFIQLQRPYDPILGCFYELPFPLYLMMQSPTEFCIRFGLPMEEAKDFLTAFDKLRPHLRSFFFQTQHAPSLVPKYRAYDLYDEEDEDWQSVTAKCIEIIQEFADDG, from the coding sequence ATGGCTGAATATGAGCTCGATGAGAAAGACATACTCATTCTGAATGCGCTCGAAAAGCACGGCGCAAAGAAGTCTACTGGAGAGCTCGAAGACTTACTCAACATACCTGCACGGACAATCCGGTATCGTCTATCCAAGATGAAGGAGAACGACATTCTGCTTTCTCCCTACGCAATGACCTATGAGCGTAAGCTTGGTCTGGGTGAGCATATTCTGATACTGAACCAAACAACTCCTAGTACGCTGAAACTTGATCGGCTGATAAAGAAAATGCCCCCCTTTTACTGGTTCAGTCCAACATACGGAAAATACAATGGCTATGTTGTGCATTCGGTCTACGCTCTTTCGCAGCCCGGTGCAAACGAAGAAATTGCGGCTCAGATGAAAAACCACGGTCTAGTTTCTGATTACCATCTGTTCGATTTAACAGATTTCCATGTTAAGCCAGTTGATTTCACTCATTACTGTCATGAGGAAAAGTGGACTTGGGAATGGTCACGATGGCCAGAGATAATCGATGATTTCCTTCAGGACGAGGAATTCAAGCCCCCTATTACAGAGAGCCCTCGGCGTGTTGATTTTGATGCCAAGGACCTCAAATTGCTGCGGTCTCTTCGACGCAATGCGGATATGACTCTCAAGGAGCTTGGTCAGAACCTTTCGCTCTCAGAAACCCAAGTCAACAGAAGGATAGATCGGTTGGAGAATGAGGGTGTCATTAAAGGTTACAAGTGCGTCATTGGTGAATTCGGTAATGACCTTCTGGTTTCTTGTTTCATACAGCTACAAAGGCCATACGATCCGATTCTGGGCTGCTTCTATGAATTGCCGTTCCCCTTGTATCTCATGATGCAATCCCCGACCGAGTTCTGCATACGATTCGGCCTCCCGATGGAAGAGGCAAAGGACTTCCTTACAGCGTTTGACAAACTGCGTCCCCATCTCAGGTCTTTCTTCTTCCAAACTCAACATGCTCCTTCACTTGTGCCAAAATATCGTGCATATGATCTCTACGATGAAGAAGATGAGGACTGGCAATCAGTGACAGCGAAATGTATCGAGATTATTCAGGAATTCGCTGATGATGGTTGA
- a CDS encoding winged helix-turn-helix transcriptional regulator encodes MGKAAILWSLFTVFLILTKEKRQMAGGNTVPNFTASTVEVLKHLAREGPLCPKDISEETGVSLRTVSFALRELRQENLCRRIPNLQDMRKPLYLANKENLQQLQSRIDTWRALIRSRMKEV; translated from the coding sequence ATGGGAAAAGCGGCAATACTTTGGTCCCTGTTTACCGTTTTTCTCATACTCACCAAGGAGAAAAGGCAAATGGCTGGCGGAAATACCGTTCCCAATTTCACAGCGAGCACAGTAGAGGTGCTCAAGCATCTCGCACGGGAAGGCCCGCTCTGCCCTAAAGACATCTCAGAAGAGACCGGGGTGTCACTACGAACTGTTTCTTTTGCCCTGCGTGAGCTTCGTCAAGAGAATCTCTGTCGCAGGATTCCAAATCTGCAAGATATGCGGAAACCCCTATACTTGGCTAACAAAGAGAATCTGCAGCAATTGCAGAGCAGGATTGACACCTGGAGAGCACTTATTCGATCTCGGATGAAAGAAGTCTAG
- a CDS encoding serine--tRNA ligase, translated as MMDNQYKLTGTLRLSKKANDLVEEFTEVFTECTDEFISEDQSWAQRECTVDGDEVEVQLGITAAPAHRFFYRLQKCIGKKMGREYHLGVKDAIVNRLEIRFEMPTEPVTELKMPFVKKLEFDGKICTAILEDVENDFIIEGAVERLMKRIEERVERQYYEGKEEFWELMEESPHREPKWDKDPSSEMVDRGWIVRGPTKGKWFYRPEITAILNAMKEIAKKEILEPMGFQEVIESNFVPFDVWRRTGHMMGVPNEVYYFSEPATRDPQFWQEFQDKVYITNDVDVDELKKLVSEPKGGIVYAQCPNIYWSFEKAVIPEEDLPLKIFENTVASARYESGGRHGIERSDEFHRIEIVYIGRPEQLNELKEELTERFHHVFDEILEINWRMAWVTPWYMQQSGQEGVEDETEHILGTIDFEAYLPYRGEKSDSDNWLEFQNLTIAGDKFTDAFTIKTQKGDLWSGCSGIGLERWAVVFLAQNGLDPEKWPDGFKEYLSELPKGFRSY; from the coding sequence ATGATGGACAATCAGTACAAATTAACGGGAACTCTGCGTTTGAGCAAGAAAGCGAATGATCTGGTCGAAGAGTTCACAGAGGTTTTTACTGAGTGTACGGATGAGTTTATTTCCGAAGATCAAAGCTGGGCGCAGCGGGAATGTACTGTTGATGGCGACGAAGTAGAAGTCCAGTTAGGTATCACAGCAGCTCCAGCACACAGGTTTTTCTATAGACTTCAGAAATGCATTGGGAAGAAGATGGGCAGGGAGTATCATCTGGGCGTAAAGGATGCTATCGTAAATCGCCTTGAGATTCGGTTTGAGATGCCCACCGAGCCCGTTACGGAACTGAAAATGCCATTTGTTAAGAAACTTGAATTCGATGGCAAGATATGTACTGCCATTCTGGAAGATGTTGAGAATGACTTCATCATTGAAGGTGCCGTGGAACGCCTGATGAAGCGCATTGAGGAACGAGTTGAAAGACAATACTACGAGGGTAAGGAAGAATTCTGGGAACTTATGGAAGAGTCGCCCCATCGCGAACCGAAATGGGACAAGGACCCGTCATCTGAGATGGTGGATCGCGGTTGGATTGTGAGAGGCCCTACAAAGGGTAAATGGTTCTATCGTCCAGAAATCACTGCTATCCTGAATGCAATGAAGGAGATTGCGAAGAAGGAGATTCTTGAGCCCATGGGATTCCAAGAGGTGATAGAATCGAATTTCGTTCCCTTTGACGTGTGGCGACGCACAGGCCATATGATGGGTGTACCAAACGAAGTCTACTACTTCAGTGAACCAGCCACACGAGACCCGCAGTTCTGGCAGGAATTCCAAGACAAAGTCTACATCACTAATGATGTGGACGTAGATGAGCTGAAGAAACTGGTCTCAGAGCCAAAAGGTGGGATTGTCTATGCTCAGTGTCCAAACATCTACTGGTCGTTCGAGAAAGCTGTGATTCCTGAAGAGGACCTCCCGCTCAAGATATTCGAAAACACAGTTGCTTCAGCTAGGTACGAATCTGGAGGGCGGCATGGCATCGAACGAAGTGACGAGTTCCATCGAATAGAAATCGTGTATATTGGACGTCCAGAGCAGCTTAACGAGCTCAAGGAAGAGCTGACGGAGCGGTTCCATCATGTATTTGATGAGATTCTTGAAATCAACTGGCGAATGGCCTGGGTAACCCCGTGGTACATGCAGCAATCCGGGCAAGAAGGTGTTGAAGATGAAACAGAACACATTCTTGGAACCATCGATTTTGAGGCATACCTCCCCTATCGCGGTGAAAAGTCCGATAGTGATAACTGGCTTGAATTCCAGAACCTGACTATCGCAGGTGACAAATTCACCGATGCATTTACGATAAAGACTCAGAAGGGCGATTTATGGTCAGGGTGCAGTGGGATTGGACTCGAGCGATGGGCTGTTGTGTTCCTTGCACAGAACGGACTTGATCCAGAAAAATGGCCCGACGGCTTTAAGGAGTACCTGAGTGAATTGCCTAAAGGTTTCAGATCGTACTGA